Proteins encoded in a region of the Sphingomonas sp. HMP9 genome:
- a CDS encoding prepilin peptidase: MSEPAFWAVLLAVLGAIVGSFVAALVTRWPDGRSVAQGRSACDACGRTLRPSDLVPLLSALILRGRCWSCRAPISPVHWRIELAGLVIGVAAGIVVPGPVGLAGAVFGWLLLALASLDLVAFWLPGRLTGLLALAGLASAAIGIDPPLPERLIGGIAGFGTLWLVALGYRHVRGRDGMGGGDPKLFGAIGLWLGWQMLPAVLLIASMIGLGVVLAAHLKGRSMAADTALPFGALLAIAGYPAWLFMIGLTS; this comes from the coding sequence GTGTCTGAGCCCGCGTTCTGGGCGGTGCTGCTCGCGGTACTCGGTGCGATCGTCGGCAGCTTCGTCGCGGCGCTGGTGACGCGATGGCCCGATGGTCGATCGGTGGCTCAGGGGCGGTCGGCTTGCGACGCCTGCGGACGAACGCTGCGCCCGAGCGACCTCGTGCCGCTGCTCAGTGCACTGATTCTGCGAGGACGCTGTTGGTCGTGTCGCGCACCGATCAGCCCCGTCCATTGGCGGATCGAACTGGCCGGGCTGGTGATCGGCGTCGCGGCGGGGATCGTGGTGCCGGGGCCGGTCGGGCTCGCGGGTGCGGTCTTCGGATGGCTGCTCCTAGCGCTCGCCAGCCTCGATCTCGTCGCGTTCTGGCTCCCCGGTCGGTTGACCGGGCTGCTCGCCCTCGCCGGCTTGGCGAGCGCGGCGATCGGCATCGATCCGCCGCTTCCCGAGCGACTGATTGGCGGCATCGCCGGGTTCGGCACGCTGTGGCTGGTCGCGCTCGGCTATCGGCATGTGCGCGGGCGCGACGGGATGGGCGGCGGCGACCCGAAGCTGTTCGGAGCAATAGGGCTATGGCTCGGATGGCAAATGTTGCCGGCCGTTCTGCTGATCGCAAGCATGATCGGGCTCGGTGTCGTCCTCGCTGCACACCTCAAGGGACGCAGCATGGCCGCGGACACCGCGCTTCCGTTCGGCGCGTTGCTCGCGATCGCGGGTTATCCCGCGTGGTTGTTCATGATAGGCCTGACGTCATGA